The following nucleotide sequence is from Pirellulales bacterium.
CGTTTCGTTGTCGGTGAAGATCGGCTCGCCGCCGAGTGGGGCGTACAGCATCCGCTTGCCGAGGCGATAGTGGATCGGCAAATTCTCGACTAGATCGAGGTTCAAGTCGTCGGCGACGATGCGCAAGCAGTCCACTTGCGATGGCAACGCGTCGATGACAGGCTCCGCCTGCTTCGCCTTTCCCCAGCACCACGTGTTGCGAAACCAGAGATGCGGCACGATGTGCAGAGACGCGGCGTCCGGCCCAAGATTCACCGCCTCGATCCGAATGCAGATGTCTTCTTCATCCGCCTTGGCATATTCGATCGTGATGTCGAAGTAACGGTCGCCGTCGAACACGCCCGTGTCGAGCAGCTCGAATTCGCGCCCGTCTCCCGCGCGGCGGCGGTTTGCTTCGATGAGCTGGCGATAGGGAAACTCCGCTTGCGGATATTTGTAGACGTACTTCATGTACGAATGAGTTGGCGTGTTGTCGACGTGGAAGTAGTATTCCTTCACGTCCTCGCCGTGGTTTCCCTCGAAAGGCGTGAGGCCGAACAGCCGCTCCTTGAGGATCGGATCGTTGCCGTTCCAGAAGGCCGGGGCGAAGAGCAGAATCTGATATCGATCGCAGATCCCGGCGATCGCATCCTCGCCCCAGCGATAGGCCTTGCTGCGGGCCAATTCGTGCGGCAGGAACTGCCAGGCGTTGCCGTCCGGACTGTAGTCCTCGCGGACCGTGGCCCACGAACGCTCGCTCACGTACGGTCCCCACCGCCGCCAGCCGAAGACCTGATCGAGAATTTCGGCGAGCCGCGCATGTTCGGCAGTCGTGACCGTCTTTTGCATCCGCAAATCGCTCGCTACGCTGGCTGGGGCGCATCGCCGGGCATTCGAGGCACCGGCGACATTTGGCGTTATCTTCCAAGGATACCACGCAATGCGGCCAATCCGCACGGTTTTTGTCGCGGACAACCGTATCTTGTCCGTTCGCTTTGTGGTCTTTAAAGTGAACGGCGTATTCGCCGCGCGCCGCTTTTTACTCGCAACTCGCTGCTCACCGTGATGGAATCCGACTTCATTGCCTGGCTCCGCAGCCGTCTGCCGCCGCACGCGCAGTTGCGGCTGGGGCCGGGAGACGACGCCGCAATTCTTGAACTGGGCCGGAGCGGGCAGTGCGTTGTCACCGTTGATCTGCTCAGCGATGGAGTCGATTTCGATCTGGCGACGATCGACGCCCGCCGTGCGGGGCGAAAGGCGTTGGCCGCCAGTTTGAGCGATCTGGCCGCGATGGCCGCCAAACCGGTCGCCGCGGTAATCGCCCTCGCGCTGCCGCGCCAGGGAGGGCAGCGGCTCGCGATGGAACTCTACGAGGGGATGATTCCGCTGGCCGAACGCTATGCGACGGCAATTGCCGGCGGCGACACGAACAGTTGGGATGGGCCGCTGGCGATCAGCGTCACCGCGATCGGCGAAGTGACGCCGCGCGGGCCGCTCCTGCGCGGCGGCGCGAAGCCGGGAGATCGGATTATCGTCACCGGCGAATTCGGTGGCAGTATTCTGGCAAAGCATCTCGACTTCGAGCCGCGAGTTGAAGAAGCTCTGCTACTCAAAGCGCGCTACGATTTGCATGCCGGCATGGATTGCAGCGACGGGCTGTCGCTCGACCTGTCGCGAATGGCCGCCGAAAGCGGCTGCGGTGCGGCGCTCGATCTCGATCGAATTCCGATCGCCGCCGTCGCGCATGAATTGACGCGAAACGATCTAACGGCCGGCACGGCGGTCGATCATGCGCTGGGGGATGGCGAGGATTTCGAGTTGATTCTGGCGGTGCCGCCGGAAGACGCCGCAAAAATGATCGCTGAACAACCGCTCGCCCCGCTGCGGCTATCGGACATTGGCCAGTTCATCGCCGAGCCGGGTCTTTGGGAGAATAC
It contains:
- a CDS encoding thiamine-phosphate kinase, with product MESDFIAWLRSRLPPHAQLRLGPGDDAAILELGRSGQCVVTVDLLSDGVDFDLATIDARRAGRKALAASLSDLAAMAAKPVAAVIALALPRQGGQRLAMELYEGMIPLAERYATAIAGGDTNSWDGPLAISVTAIGEVTPRGPLLRGGAKPGDRIIVTGEFGGSILAKHLDFEPRVEEALLLKARYDLHAGMDCSDGLSLDLSRMAAESGCGAALDLDRIPIAAVAHELTRNDLTAGTAVDHALGDGEDFELILAVPPEDAAKMIAEQPLAPLRLSDIGQFIAEPGLWENTPSGRRPLPIRGYEHAFD